The genomic stretch taaacacatatagtggtcagttgcaaccagtgggttctgagcattactggcccccagaaccatttaaaatggtgtgtaacaagtcctatttgcgtaaaagacaggtgcagaagagaacgcgtatacggaaccaaatggatgttagtgatatcgtatatgcacgcaaatgtggtatatgctcgcaaacaggccacgaccgtagaaaatgtcctttgggtggcaacaataatcaagctcagggcgggtgttcttctattgtacctaactacccatgagttcatgttgtaataattagttgttatgtatacgatttaagtatttatgaaataatattttcttgtttgttaattatgatttgtactttccctttttacctatttaaataataatttaatataattatcggtatatttattatgtgtgttgtCGTGTCGCTATGACGATATTTAATACACAAAATATACATATGGCGCTATGTGTgtcttgtcttgtcgaactgaaaaagctgaaaacatCATGATATGGCACCATTAGATATGTGTGACCGGCTGACATAAAGTCGTctcgtcaacatcatgatatggcgccattagatatggcgctatctaatatagcgccattagatatggcgctatatgtgtcttgtttagcctataaataatggggtcattgtagttattttgtgtgctaaaaatttcccccaagaaatatttcattaaaagtaagtaaggtttttattataagcaaatagttcacaaatggctcaacctggtcgtccaccaatttgcttatgtggaaaaccatgcatgatggattgtgggtgggaaggtgctaacgttggacgccgctattggtgctgtatgaacaagttgtacaagcaacccgacgaacctacttgtgaatttgatgaatgggctgaggaaccatgttatcaggaaagctacagggatagattacaggaatttcataatatgttgttataccagcatagaatacaaaaggagggagatagaattattacagaaatgagggagaaactgaaggaggtggaagataaaaaatggagagcagaatggaattgtgaagcacacaaggaacgcaacgaaaaatataaacgggaacttgcggaggtgaaggcgagagtgaaagagttagaagaagaaaaagaacaaatggaagaacgatttaagtggttggagcgaagaataaatgacaactgaggatggagcattgacgtgtatgtgtttagtgtcattttcatatgtcatgtatttttattatgttggcctgttatgtttgtgtttgtgttgtagtaatgttttccttgtttgttgtactaaattttattttaatttaagtggaagttaagtttaagttgttgtgttactataccaaaaactataaaacgaaatgagaactaaaaaaaagtaactgtcatattcgactaaatattgttgttaatgtacaaaaaaatattatttacaccaaaaaaacaaaaatatggaagaccgaatcaatgtgtcccgcatccggtgtgtctcaaagtagccgttggcctgaggcgcatcccctgccgcccgggtacgctatcaggatcatcatcatcaagtcgtctccttatggccggatgcggcacaggatgacatgtatcggtggtgctgtcaggtccagtagaaggctacataataatatcaaacttagtatagaaaactacataacaattcacaaaaatttatattgtcttaccataatcgtgtctggatcctgaatgtagtcatctgtcgcagcatcgcatgaagcctaaaaaagtaaattaataaagttaaaacaaaataaataagttatagtaaaaacagtaataaaattaatactaataaactcatacctgcgcatgtgatgagctgccataactcagtcggtgcccactatcaaaatctcggatcggtcgagactcatcagtggtagacgggccagggaaatatctacccaactccactccttgaaaatccgagcccatgatcaagaattgacccgatggggtcacctgcgacgtccctggagtgtcataaatgccaaggctgtaagacggcatgtcggtctcatgcatgccacctcccatatcagcaacaacatcatcagcaggagcctcaaagcccccttgctggggacttcctctccgcccacgaccacgtcgtccAACACCAGCAGGTCGTCGTGGAGCAGCAACAGCTCGTCGGCCACCACCCCGTGGCATACCACGACCTCGCTGGTATGTGGCTGGGTCAACATAATCTGGCtggtgtgccaaacgctgatccgatcggcctcgctgcagtatctgggcagccacatccattaAGTGACGACTATAGTCCTGCATGATCACAGggtcgtggacataactctgcatctgctgccccatacgatatacggtatgcaatccaatcgcctgcacaaaagtttttaatataaactacgtatttgactagaaattactattaaagtaattgataataacagaaaacataccagagcctcatgtctcccggcgtatgagacgtatcgaccatctacctgatgaactgggttcccgataaaaagtcgggaaacagtgcggtaccatgccatataaacttcgataggaaagtgttgcggagctggggtcaagtcccctcggctTGTCCCAAATACCCAACTGCGCTGTCAGCCACTCAATAAATGTGTCGTCCACTCTCATcctatcatccctctcataatgtaaaggatCCCATGCAGGCTGAGTCGGTATAGACTGCGGAAATCCAAACTGAGGAAATACTCGCTCTGAGGCATGATGCTCAACAATATCGAGGCACGTGAGAGGGacggaagccctccaaatatggtgaccgtgcgtgcaatacgctggcagggtacctattAGCTCTTCGTTgtacggcgtccagatgaactatcaaataataacacaaaccgttagtatgcgcaacacctagttaaaaaataattggtaagtttagttagatattcgcctgtgcatcctccagaaaatccaacacatccctacagaaggggagattatgatggccatgatactctcgtgcaagtctacgacgcaatacccacctacaagctagagggagatcaggaatatgtacattagccggtagctgtggtagaggtggccgaagttgcagaaatcgctcccacacccaaacctaaaacagaaagttgacgtaaagattaACTCTTACTAGGTAGAATTGGAACTAAACGACAAATTATTTGAataagttgtcacctgtagaagtggcagaaagccagaaacgtctctctgtgtgcccatggatgcccgacacatctgcctgtacaaaaaagataggacagcaccaccccagctgtagctgactgtatcatcaaagtccgcaatatgatgcagaaaacgaaggctcactaggttccccgaagtgttcgggaacaagaccccccaaatagaaggagcaacaacagcctcgtatattgctccacatccacctccgctgagtcgtcggtgatagtatcgtggatctgcaccaaatggtctctaatggggaccaactacATACGACTGCTCCCAATTGCTACATCTGGGTCCTCGGACCTGAAGCCCGTGAGCCTGTGCAGCATATCCATATATGAAGCCTGGTTAAAATATCTCATGTtcccaggcagtaaaactggcaagccatcggtggacaggccatataaaatctcgacgtcctggagtgtgatggtggcttcgccgatgggcagatggaaagtgtgcgtctccggtcgccaccgctcaatcaacgctgtgatcaaagcatagtcgagctgtatccggccaatgctaatgatcctatataatcccatctccttcaggtgatggaccacacggggatgtagaacgcggggaggagtcaaaaactcccacaataaatccactctcctgccccgaaaagtctgcgtaagcaactctccccccatatatgctcggatctatgctggggctatAGGGGTAGTAGCTCCGACGTTCGAGGGACGGGATGTATAGGtgcatccatgtcgtcaactgcaaattcataatttttaataactatcattaaaatttatgtgtgttttttataatttaaattcatattttttaacaacttaattgtaaaaattatatatatacttatgggtttcgtgctagattttctgaggcccagtggtaccaaactatcattaataattttatgtttttttaataatttttattcatattttttaataacttaattgtaaaaattatatatatatatatatatatataatttttataattatgggtttcgtgctagattttctgaagctcagtggtaccaaactatcattaataattttatgtttttttaataatttttattcatatttatttaataactaaattgtaaaaataatatatatatatatatatatatatatatatatatatatatatatatataattatgggtttcgtgctagaatataagataattaaacaattactacacaatactacgctacaaggctctacattttactacgctaaaggggtctacgttttactacgctaaaaaggtctacgttttactacgctaaaaaagtatacattttactacgctaaaaaataatctaaactaaacggcataaaaacacataaatatacatgaggatattaacaaacacattttttagactaatttacatatttttatacaacactaaaattaaattcggataaaatttaacatgctagtttcggaaaaaataaacacaaaccgaaatagaacacatacaaatcaagtaatatgcattgttataaaagtttcaacttaaaataaatcgaaatacctcgatttagaattttcgaaatgtagatagatcgaaattttgactccggaagagtgaatccacaataacacgaagctctactcgacagtgggaccacaaatattaaacttttatgtgacggggagacccaatttttttttttaaaatggggGCAGAATCGGTGGTGGTGGGGGGACCAGAAATGAAAATGAGGGAGatggaacgaagaagaagaagatggaagatttgtattaaggggtatagcgccactattaatggcgctatgtctTCAGGTaattactgtatagcgccactattaatggcgctatgtaaggtttgtcagtataacgccactaatagtggcgctatacagtaacggtacagttaacgttactgtatagcaCCACTATTAGTGACGTTATATAtactttggtaacttttttttttacacttatttgagTATTTTGAGTAAAAATAAACCATATTTTGGTTCTGCAGATATACCCAGCTATATTAGAATGTTTTTAAATGTTCTGGTTCAAATATACTTAcaaaatttgaaaagaatttgGTCTTTCCGTTCTTTTATGTGGCACGGTTAATTATTCAAAGAATTAGTTACATTTACAGAGTCCGAAACCTAAATGTCTaactttttggactcaaaatacgttTTTACTACCTAAAAAAAAGATACATTTTTACATATAACGCGGTATTATACCGCGCTATATTTTAGCGATGTTTGtgccgttaaggtatagcgcggTGTAATACCGCGCTATACCTGTTTGTGGGCCCACCAATTAGTCTCCTGCATTTAACTGACATAACTGtaattcaaatatatatagcGCGATATTACACCGCGCTGTACCTGTttgtgggcccaccaataagtcTCCTGCggttaactgacataacaataattcaaatgggtATAGCGCGGTGTAATACCGCGCTATACATCAAAAAATTCAGCCCCTCAAGCTAGgcattgccttatttaaaggcgttaagATTTTATGAGAATCCATTCAAAAAATATTCTAACTTCCGTTCATACTTTTCTTCTTGTTATCAAGcattttttataatgtctgaagagccaaaaataagagttttattatattgggggggggggggtgaggttaTAGCGGAGAATAACTCCGTGTGGTAAAGTTCATCTctacagtgtcatgttaaattgccgcttacaatggagtacgataaattagtatcgttgttacgtaaaaaaatgagtgtgaggaaacatTCGGTGAATCTTAAAGTAACCAGTAGATTTCTATATTCtgtgactccgcaggggtttgcttgttattttgagtttaacatcgaagatgatgaaactcttagagatttttttgCAGATTtcggatgaatacagggaatttattgtgataaaattgttggaaatgtacgtcaaggcaGAAGACATTGGCAATAATGAGACTGCGCAAAGCaaggataacccccagtcatcgggtggttattctggagcaattTTAGCCCAACAGGTTCCGACTAAAAGAGTTTGGCCTGATCTTAACTTATCTCCGcgggtgtagacatgtgatttttgaccctccctaagatttttcatattttagcacgtaaatatttaatttaggcctaatatagcgatttcaactcatttttactcttttacttttatttattgcaagaaaatgaaaattacaaaaaataggttcattaatattctgtagtcatttttaatcttgaaaaaaatacaaaaaaatagttttgttttaacggtcagtcttattttaataattatttttacttaagtaggctaattaatattttgataatatttctatatggatagatttttagttaattaagctaattttaagcaTAACTAGTCATAAAGGCCCAAGTTTCTTGCCCATTCCTTAAGCCCAATACTTAATACCCATTAAGTTAATCCTagagacccttctagactcttctttggaacaaaaaataaataaaaagaccctaaggacctaaGAGCAAATACACAAAATATAAACCTAGACTCTAGGATCTAGCTATATAGGAGTAACGCCTAATATCCTAAAAGGGAGGAGACGGATGGACACTAATCAAAAATCTGGGGCGCCGCTGATACAagattccccccccccctccgaaattcatcttcttcttcacctcaCCCCTAAGCTCCATCATCGACTAACACCCCACTCCAACCCTTTCCACATCGCCATTCTTCTTTATTGCCAACAACCTAAGAGCAGCGTAACCCttttcttcctcacaaaatcgGTACCCCAAAAGATATAGTCCTCATATAATTTTCTGCACCAAGACAGAAAACCAGACCGGTTTCCAACCCATCGCTGCTAAACACAAAAGCAGTGAAGAAAGCGCAACCCAAGAATGTATAAAAATAGAGGCGAATAGCTTGAAATCAACCACAAGTGCATTGTCTCTTTGCTAGAAAATCCTTCGCCGACCCCCCCAATTCCAAAATTCCAGCCAAACAACCTTCTATGCTACTGTTTCAGTTCAAAACCCAACTCAAAAATAGCTGAAAATAACCTCAAAATTAGCCGGACTTCAGCTTTGTCGTTTTGGTTCAGTTTGAGTTTTCCGGCGAGTTTCGAGCGCGATTTGGAGTTGAGAAACAGAATAGGATTTTGGGGTCGTCGTTTGTCATTCTAAGTTCGTCGATGAGGTTCATGGTTCAAGCTTCTGTCCTTATTGTTATTTTCTGGTCGAATCTAAATTACGGGAGTCCATTGTAATGGAGTTTTTTCAGTAGAGTGAAGTTTTGTTTTAGCTGGAGAAGGTCCATTTCTCTTCCTTTTCTATTTTATGTGTGTTGTTGGTTTCATATGTTATGATGAATAACGTGATATTGGCTAATCTTCCTCATTGATTTAAGAACTATCATGTCGCATTTTATTCTGTTTCGAATGAACTTTATTGTTTATCCTTTATTATGGTGTATGTCATTATAGGTGTCTATTTTTTATGGTGTTGCTTTCTGAATTGTTTGTGTATATTGAATCACACGTAGAAATTAGTGGATAGATAATTTTATGAACGAAATTCTAGTAAAGATGCTCAAATCTACTTGAAATGGATAGTGAGGACTAAACTAAAAAGGGACAAGCAATTGGTGACTACTGTTTGAgcacaaaacttttttttttataaaagagACCTTGTAGTCGAACTATCAAGTAAGCCAGTATCATATTTCGATCTATTCTTTATATGTATTATTCTTCATATCTCCTTACTTTGTTTGTTTCTTAGAGGCATCGTCTTTTTATTTGGATTTATAAAATATCTTTgttgcttttatttattatcatcGCTAGGAGCATGCTTAGGTCGTTAAGTTCATAAACATCGTAGTTGCTCTAGGCTCGTTTAATATATCATtgtaattgtggacacgttcgcgtgacatgattacgatttctaaaaataaaaccgcagtatgcgttcgcgcaacttcggctaaacccttcttaataataataaagtgttattaattgtggacacgttcgcgtgacatgatttttgatgtgCCAAATAAACGGGTAcgcgtacgcgtgacccgtttcaaaataatttcctaattaaaagcggcaaatgcacataggttctaaaatcagtaatcaaGCAATTTATTCaagccaagtataatcaaagcgaccgtgctagaaccacgaaactcgggaatgcctaacaccttctcccgggttaacagaatttcttatctggatttctgtgttcgcagaccataaatagagtcaatttcctcggttcgggatttttaaaccggtgacttggggcaccataaattatcccaagtgacgactctgatttttaaataaataatcctgtttcgattgtcacttaaattggaaaaaactcccttatacccttttcggggtgatgaaaaggaggtgtgactgctttggcgactctgctggggacaagaacccagaatctctggttcagggttcaagaattcgagcttgtttttatgatttttacttagctttatttattgttaatattactatattttgtgaacctttttgtgctaaatgctatctgtttatcgctttaatattgtttgaattgtatataactgtcttcttacacCACCGCTCTGAGTCtcctgaaaatggtgcacacgttcgcgtgacccGCTTTTTCTATAGAAATTATACCAAGTAtaacgaggctgggcaagcgacaaggccgggtagacttcagtgttcccggtacgtcgccccctcttcggccccagttgttcgctcgggtaacccaagtctagaacaaaaccCCAGGATTCAAACTTAGAAAAACATAGccttatgccggatccctagtaggaacgtttgcttacatcacatgcatttgactttggggactcaacacaggggttgggtccgtctaggacaggtgtacccaaaatagaccatcttgatgcatcctatgtgctatatgttgcatttcttcaagggtaaaagggtcatttggtggaccaatgataattgagggcgaatgaaaaaaaaagagaaaaaaaagagaggttgAAGTGTTAGGATAAAGCGAGTTGGACCCAATTAtattttctgtcacatttttgttaagaataAAAAAAGACCttgaaaattcaattttttttcactttttcattatttttcgaaaatcaaaaaaaaggggaaaagaaaatccaaaatgagtttacatgtttcatcacttttcaaaaaaaaaaagagaaaaaaaaatattttctctaaattagttgttttttatttcttgcccgtatccaatctgcccgaactacgcatacccgattctcgtctttcggggcgtgatacgtaggcaacccacgagggtccggtcttcctagtaagtcttaggttcttggctttgtggggtcttagccaaatcttgcattttatCCACTTTTAGCTGCATAGGTTAATTTTGCAGAAATAACTTCAATCATGTCTGGCATGTGTCTAGTaaggaatgttattgtctcacatagtgttggagaagttttctcatacaggtgtggatctacttaccggagtttgggcatgacagacgtcttaggaccatccagtcaggagtttgcttaaggagatctttttagttattatgttttgagtctgcttttttatgtcgtcttttaccttctagttttgtacagtaatgttgggtcttttatttttgtattttctattttgtattggaaaaagatgtgttataaatcaaaaatccaaaaaaaaaggatattttgcgtttttatatttccgatagaattttctttaggaatactactcctagaaattgaaaaaaagtttgatgtgattttttctttaggcaattaatatctagaacgtaaaataaaattttgtttttatattccctttagtatattaggactaaaaatagaatttttttttatttttagtacctctttaaaggtTTTCTCTAAGacattaattccaaaaatccaaaaaaaaaaaattcttttgaggtcataaaaaaaatttcttttattcTTACTAGATTTAGGACATTGCACATAGAAGAAATAAGATACCTTATCTtctgtttatttttaaaatttctcctttaggtaattaaaaattgaaatccaaaaacaatTTTTGTCTTTTTCATTTCTCATTACGAAGTTTTTCTTCAgcgatatcaaatgaaaattcaaaaaaaaaagagtcaaaaaaAATATCTTTCTCTCTTCTAGGATTTTTCTTTAATAGAGTatttattacaaaaaaaaagaaaaaaaaatccgttaagcttgaatttaaaataggttatagaacattaagtctagaaaattcaaaaaaaggatttgcttcttttatttctcttttctcatcagagtagtcactaaggtaaaaagaaaataaaaaagagaatgttagtttgtttgcttattctcgatcttccagaactacacaaagatctgattcatgcggggtcattgTACGTacgcaacctacatagggttcgatcgaattatttttttattattaaaagaaaaaaaaagaaaaaaagaaaaaaaggaaaaaaaagaaggaaaaaaaagagaggtgaaattgtgggatgtgagatatgagagaaagaaaagagtgatgattaaaaaaaagagaaatgaaggaaaatgagcgagctaagaagtgctagaaaaacaaagaaaagagaggttgaaatgaacaaactgggatgatgccaactgacctttgtaccctcgaagtcattttagaaccgataactgtgactAGGTGTATTGCACATAAAGTAAGATTATCTTATGTTTAATGCCCTAACGTTaacgggatgaccccattttgttccttttgatatcttcatagcagaaaggtggttggtttgtggttctcgaagtagtaactcctctccacaacataaGGTCAAAAGGAAATGGTGGACAACAACAAATTtgggttggttgataccggtacCCAAAAGTAGTTGGTTGAACAAAACACTGGTTTGGTtgatgaggtaaggatgttaagacaatacatgacagacatgtatcaggcctggatgactgggaaggcaccacccccgccaccacctagcctcTTAGATGTTGCCTTTATCCAAACTCCGGTCATAGTGccggatgatcccccatactctccagatccactcgtttatcacagctttcccaatcGTCCTAGTAActccatcactcatcctccaattacctttccccAAAATTGCCatcctgtcatatccactattcccaacaatgaatatccactcaaagctcatgatgcccaataatACCCCgtagaggttgcccacaaggttcctgactcatacaagaagagccctCGGGATGAGCTTCATGCTGAACATGAAAAAGTCACGGAAAAAGAAGGGCGAGACAAGATATCCAGTAagctgaaaagcatagaacaatccttaaagaacaTGCAAGGGATGGGAGACCAGATTAGCATGTCTTAAAAAGAGTTGTGTATGTTCCCTGACGTTCACCTGCCCGTGGGATTTAAAGTGCTAAAAtgtaacttgtatgatgggtgtggagatccggtagcccacttgagggtttactgcagtgaaatgagaagtgttggagagaaagatgacttgTTGATGGCCTATTTCAGTAAGtgcttgactggggcagctttggaatggcataatcgtcaagatgttggtaagtcgcctacattgggtgacatggctcaagattttgttcgatactttcaatacaaatcaggcATTACCCCAggccgctcctccctatctaaaatggaaaagaagccggaggaaagctttagggagtttgggttcagatggagggagcaagctgctcgagtcagtaccccgattggtgaagaaaaaatggttgagcttttcctacaagcccaggggcccacctattTCAGTCATTTAATCCCGGCATTGggtaagcctttcaatgatgtgttaaaaatgggagagatggtagaagagggaattaagtCACGCAAAATTATGAGTTATTCGACATTGAAAGATACtacgaaagacattcagaacatcccagtaagtttgggtggaagaaagagaaatagaaaagatgatccgatgggccttcctgctcaacacttccagcctcgacatcgtccccgtggatatccttgtgcaccaaATGACCCTCCCCAATgatacttctctccacagaactcccaaagtcgtacatcactttcccagtttcctgtccacaatgcaccaccatatgcttcACACCCACAAGGCCCGCGATGGCCCACACCACTTCCTCAAATGTCTTACccgcccccaagagcctaccgaaaccctcctggattaggtttccggcccaatcaagcatttaagaacgagaggttgcagagaaagaaaaccttcactctattgggagagtcatatgctagtctgttccagaggctaaggaaattggacatgttgaagccgattcagataaaaatgccaaaccctcttccaaagaagtttgatttttctcaaaggtgcgcatattgctcagatgccccggggcatgacatagagaagtgttgacatctgaagaaagcaattcagaagcttattaatgcaggtgacattgtcgtgcaaaatctagATGCAGCAAACActagccaagggccatcgcctgtgcgtaatgagacgcatatggtgagtatgatttattttgaaaaggaatatgagaattcttctgtgatcctcgg from Nicotiana sylvestris chromosome 12, ASM39365v2, whole genome shotgun sequence encodes the following:
- the LOC138884393 gene encoding uncharacterized protein produces the protein MHETDMPSYSLGIYDTPGTSQVTPSGQFLIMGSDFQGVELGRYFPGPSTTDESRPIRDFDSGHRLSYGSSSHAQASCDAATDDYIQDPDTIMPSTGPDSTTDTCHPVPHPAIRRRLDDDDPDSVPGRQGMRLRPTATLRHTGCGTH